One Asticcacaulis sp. MM231 DNA segment encodes these proteins:
- a CDS encoding recombinase family protein: MLIGYMRVSSEGERQVVDLQRDALVSAGVDPRHLFEDHTSGAKQDRPGLKKALTYLKPGDCLVVWKLDRLGRSLPHLLTIVNDLKAKGIAFRSLTEQMDTTTPQGEFLFSVFGALAQYERSLTQERIMAGLAAAKRRGRRGGRPVAIDAEKMTAIKSALDGGATKAAVCRTFGVKRSTLIDSLTRGGWLPGSKTHGG; the protein is encoded by the coding sequence GATACATGCGCGTTTCTTCGGAAGGGGAGCGCCAAGTGGTCGACTTACAGCGCGACGCCCTCGTGTCTGCCGGCGTCGATCCGCGCCATTTGTTCGAAGACCACACCAGCGGCGCCAAACAAGATCGGCCCGGCCTCAAAAAGGCGCTGACCTATTTGAAGCCAGGTGACTGTCTGGTTGTTTGGAAATTGGATCGGCTGGGTCGATCACTGCCGCACCTCTTGACCATTGTGAATGACTTGAAGGCCAAGGGCATCGCTTTCCGGTCGTTGACAGAGCAAATGGATACGACCACGCCGCAGGGTGAGTTCCTGTTCAGTGTCTTTGGTGCCCTGGCTCAGTATGAGCGATCGCTGACCCAGGAGCGGATCATGGCCGGTCTCGCAGCTGCCAAGCGCCGTGGCCGACGCGGCGGTCGTCCCGTCGCCATCGATGCTGAAAAAATGACGGCCATAAAATCTGCCCTTGACGGTGGCGCCACCAAAGCCGCCGTATGTCGGACCTTCGGTGTAAAGCGCAGCACACTTATTGACTCATTGACGCGCGGAGGATGGTTGCCAGGCAGCAAAACGCACGGAGGATAA
- a CDS encoding Tn3 family transposase — protein sequence MSKGPIFTADQLCSFYDPAISQRDLIRHYTLQPSDLMHIRRCRGDHNRLGYALMLCYLRYLGRPLLEGEKPPQETIDFIAGQIDVLSNEIDQYLEQSRRRHSALLQSALNLRPFGTVPATELQRWLMPHAIEKDQLGHLGALIMAECRNRRIVLPHIGSLQRLCIRTRIEARREVYRRLTADLTGDHKYRLDQLTSLRGETTQTWLGWLRQFPESSKPTAMPALLQRLDHLKRLNIDVSVGGRVHQMRLVQIEKEGRRTTIQHIARLDPDRRHGTLVVICVDLRAQLTDQAIELFERLIGTMFRKAQGRHDREFRADGRAINEKLRLFVKVGKALAAAKDDGQDAFDAMDAVVPWDDFCKSLVEAEALLRPADFDAVQILDQQYAGIRRWAPAFLEAFSFEGVPAVAQLLKSIALLKSLNRSGRGGLPQDAPTGFIKRRWARYVWTDGILNRRHYELCVLSELRERLRAGDVWVVGSQTYKSFEERLISHEDLKTLTMTNALQINVTSDFDAFLKDRQALLNTRLDQVEAKAKGGELVDVSLDKGNLKISPIERSTNPQTDAMVSRLYSLLPRIRITDLLAEVNEWTNFTDAFTHLRSGEKPESPQIVMAALIADGLNLGLTRMAEACRIVSLGQLAWAADWHVRDETYALALQVLVNAQHSQPLGTSFGAGTSSSSDGQFFQATGFGRDSGRLNAHYGQKPGVKFYTHISDRYAPFYTKVIAATASEALHVLDALLYHQTEFTPARHHTDGGGVSDHVFALCSLLGFQFAPRIPDLKDRRLYAFEKPSTYPTLEGLITAKIDVELIQAHWTEILRVAASIRSGQVTASVIMRQLAAYPRQNGVATALREYGRLERTLFTLDWLEDPSLRRQTTQELNKGEARNSLARAVFLHRLGEIRDRTYENQQYRASGLNLLVTAIILWNTRYLEKAVKEVRAQGEIIDDALLAHLSPLGWEHINLTGDYIWHDAAEIAQRPDGTRELRVVRSRPRIIRSAA from the coding sequence ATGTCCAAGGGTCCTATATTTACAGCAGACCAGCTTTGCAGTTTCTACGACCCAGCCATTTCTCAACGTGATCTGATACGGCACTACACATTACAACCTTCTGACCTGATGCACATTCGTCGTTGCAGGGGGGACCATAACCGATTGGGATATGCGCTGATGCTTTGTTATCTACGCTATCTCGGAAGGCCATTGCTCGAAGGAGAAAAGCCGCCCCAAGAGACCATCGACTTTATCGCCGGTCAGATTGACGTCCTATCAAACGAGATTGATCAATATCTCGAACAAAGTCGACGGCGGCATAGCGCTCTTTTGCAAAGCGCGTTGAATCTTCGCCCCTTCGGAACCGTGCCAGCCACAGAGTTGCAGCGGTGGCTTATGCCTCACGCTATTGAAAAGGACCAGCTCGGTCACTTGGGCGCCCTGATCATGGCGGAATGTCGGAATCGCCGGATCGTTCTGCCACATATAGGGAGCCTTCAGCGTTTATGTATTCGCACGCGCATCGAGGCACGCCGCGAGGTTTACAGACGTCTCACCGCAGACCTCACAGGTGATCACAAATACCGGCTTGACCAACTGACCTCTCTCCGAGGCGAGACAACGCAGACTTGGCTGGGTTGGCTTCGCCAGTTTCCCGAGAGTTCCAAGCCGACGGCTATGCCAGCGCTTCTGCAGCGCCTGGATCACCTGAAACGCTTGAACATCGATGTTTCCGTTGGGGGCCGTGTGCACCAAATGCGCCTGGTACAGATAGAAAAGGAGGGACGGCGGACGACAATACAGCATATCGCCCGCTTGGACCCTGATCGTCGGCACGGCACTCTAGTTGTCATTTGTGTGGACCTTCGCGCCCAGCTTACGGATCAAGCCATTGAGCTGTTCGAACGCCTCATCGGAACGATGTTCCGCAAAGCCCAGGGACGTCATGACCGCGAATTCCGCGCCGACGGCCGCGCTATCAATGAAAAGCTGCGCCTTTTCGTTAAGGTTGGCAAGGCGCTTGCGGCAGCCAAGGATGATGGCCAGGACGCCTTCGACGCGATGGACGCCGTCGTCCCTTGGGATGACTTCTGTAAGAGTCTTGTCGAAGCGGAGGCATTGTTGCGTCCCGCAGACTTTGATGCTGTCCAAATCCTCGACCAGCAATATGCAGGTATCAGGCGCTGGGCACCGGCGTTCCTGGAAGCCTTCAGCTTCGAAGGTGTCCCCGCTGTCGCGCAGTTACTCAAATCTATCGCGCTCTTGAAATCACTGAACCGTTCAGGTCGTGGCGGCCTCCCGCAGGATGCTCCGACCGGCTTCATAAAGCGTCGCTGGGCGCGCTATGTCTGGACTGACGGCATCCTGAACCGCCGGCACTATGAACTGTGCGTGCTGTCTGAATTGCGCGAGCGTTTGCGTGCGGGCGATGTATGGGTGGTCGGCAGCCAGACCTATAAGAGCTTTGAAGAGCGGTTGATCTCGCACGAAGACCTTAAGACGCTGACCATGACAAACGCATTGCAGATCAACGTCACATCGGATTTCGATGCGTTCCTCAAAGACCGTCAGGCACTTTTGAACACGCGATTGGATCAAGTCGAAGCCAAGGCAAAGGGCGGCGAGCTTGTCGACGTGTCTCTGGACAAGGGAAACCTGAAAATCTCACCGATCGAGCGCTCAACGAACCCGCAAACGGACGCTATGGTCAGCCGCTTATACAGCCTGCTGCCGCGTATTAGGATCACCGACCTATTGGCTGAGGTCAATGAGTGGACGAACTTCACAGATGCATTCACGCATCTGCGTAGCGGCGAAAAGCCTGAAAGTCCACAAATCGTTATGGCAGCGTTGATTGCGGATGGTCTAAATCTCGGTCTCACGCGCATGGCTGAAGCCTGTCGAATTGTCAGTTTGGGGCAACTCGCATGGGCGGCAGACTGGCATGTTCGAGATGAGACCTATGCGCTTGCGCTTCAAGTCCTGGTCAATGCCCAGCATAGTCAGCCGCTTGGAACGTCGTTTGGTGCCGGCACGTCGTCTTCATCCGATGGGCAATTCTTCCAGGCTACAGGATTTGGCAGGGATTCCGGCCGGTTGAATGCGCATTACGGGCAAAAGCCCGGCGTTAAATTCTACACCCACATCTCCGATCGGTACGCGCCGTTCTATACCAAGGTGATTGCAGCTACCGCCAGCGAGGCATTGCATGTCCTCGACGCCCTGCTTTATCATCAAACCGAATTTACGCCGGCCCGCCACCATACTGATGGAGGGGGCGTTTCGGACCATGTCTTTGCTCTGTGTTCCTTGTTGGGCTTCCAGTTTGCGCCAAGAATCCCTGATCTGAAGGATCGGCGTCTATATGCCTTTGAGAAGCCGTCGACCTATCCAACCTTGGAGGGCCTGATCACCGCGAAGATCGACGTCGAGCTCATCCAGGCCCATTGGACAGAAATCCTGCGTGTGGCGGCATCAATCCGAAGTGGTCAAGTGACGGCTTCGGTTATTATGCGGCAGCTCGCGGCCTACCCGCGACAAAACGGCGTCGCCACGGCCTTGCGGGAATATGGGCGGCTGGAACGCACCCTGTTTACGCTCGATTGGCTGGAAGACCCAAGTTTACGCCGTCAGACCACGCAGGAATTGAATAAAGGGGAGGCTCGCAATAGCCTGGCGCGCGCAGTTTTTCTGCACCGTCTCGGCGAGATACGCGATCGCACTTATGAAAATCAACAATACCGCGCCTCCGGTCTGAACCTACTGGTTACAGCCATAATCCTTTGGAACACGAGATATCTGGAAAAGGCAGTGAAAGAGGTGCGAGCCCAAGGTGAGATCATCGACGACGCCTTATTGGCCCACCTATCGCCGCTGGGCTGGGAGCATATCAACCTCACTGGCGACTACATCTGGCACGACGCCGCGGAAATCGCGCAGCGGCCAGATGGTACGCGCGAACTAAGAGTTGTTCGGTCGCGACCGAGGATCATAAGGTCTGCGGCATGA